A section of the Castanea sativa cultivar Marrone di Chiusa Pesio chromosome 12, ASM4071231v1 genome encodes:
- the LOC142619060 gene encoding disease resistance protein RUN1-like isoform X2 yields the protein MATQATSSSPSSTFSLSSSSSCPRSKYHVFLSFCGVDTRMNFTDHLYTALKQKSIITFRDDEKLERGKYISPELLKAIEESKYAIIVLSTNYAFSKWCLIELAKIVECKKKTGLTILPVFYHVDPSDVKNQRGIFAEAFAKHEEDKVNTEDVQAWKAALKDVGDIAGWHMHDRHESIVIQEIIARILSELYHKLPCASEDLVGMDSCVEEILDSYLSEKLGDVRLVGICGMGGMGKTTLAQEIYRRISGNFEASSFIANVRDETKNHGLVPLQKQLLSKILMESEINIWNVCEGINVIRNTLCNKNVLIVLDDVDGDEQLKALAGRHDWFGLGSRIILTSRDSQFLKRNGVDDVYNITGLNDDEALELFSWSALKKPHPEDNYVELSKDFVNYAKGLPLALKVLGSSLFAKRMNEWKSALDKLKEEPDRNILDILQISFKGLTDSQKGLFLDIACFFKGDKKDCISDILESFGYYPDYNIGVLKDKSLITIDDQGILWMHDLLQDMGQEIVRRESPKELGGRSRLWIYKDIIHVLKNNTGTEVVEGIMLNLPIQKVEHLSAEAFSKMKNLRLLKIGNEKPSEDFINGTMQLPKDFNKGKVQLPEGLSYLSNELRVIEWHGYHLKCIPTNFKLNKLVELRMHCSGIKQLWKGNMLIDLSDSQNLIKTLDFSRVPNLKQLILQRCIRLSKIHTSLGNLKWLIRLDLNGCKCLKSLPKNLGNIKGLKELNLVVLHWKYYH from the exons ATGGCCACTCAAGCAACTTCCTCCTCCCCCtcttcaactttttcattatcttcttcttcttcttgcccCCGATCGAAATACCATGTGTTCCTTAGTTTTTGCGGTGTTGACACCCGCATGAATTTCACAGATCATCTCTATACTGCTTTGAAACAAAAGAGTATTATCACCTTTAGGGATGATGAAAAACTTGAGCGAGGAAAGTATATTTCTCCAGAGCTCTTGAAAGCAATAGAAGAGTCCAAGTATGCTATCATCGTTCTCTCAACAAACTATGCTTTTTCAAAGTGGTGCTTGATTGAACTGGCAAAAATTGTTGAATGCAAGAAAAAGACTGGGTTGACAATTTTGCCTGTCTTTTATCATGTGGATCCCTCTGACGTAAAGAATCAGAGAGGCATTTTTGCTGAAGCCTTTGCTAAACATGAGGAAGATAAAGTTAACACAGAGGATGTGCAAGCATGGAAAGCTGCTTTGAAAGATGTGGGTGATATAGCTGGATGGCATATGCATGACAG GCATGAATCAATAGTTATCCAAGAAATCATTGCAAGGATATTGAGTGAGTTGTATCACAAACTCCCATGTGCCTCTGAGGACCTTGTTGGAATGGACTCTTGTGTGGAGGAAATATTAGATTCATACTTAAGTGAAAAATTGGGTGATGTTCGCCTTGTTGGGATATGTGGGATGGGCGGAATGGGCAAAACAACTCTTGCGCAGgaaatttatagaagaattTCTGGTAACTTTGAAGCTAGTAGCTTTATTGCCAATGTTAGAGATGAAACTAAAAATCACGGTCTAGTTCCTTTACAAAAACAACTTCTTTCTAAGATCCTCATGGAAAGCGAAATAAATATATGGAATGTTTGTGAGGGAATCAATGTTATAAGGAATACACTAtgtaataaaaatgttttaattgTTCTTGATGATGTGGATGGAGATGAACAACTAAAAGCATTAGCAGGGAGACATGATTGGTTCGGTCTAGGGAGTAGAATTATTCTAACAAGTAGAGATAGTCAATTCTTGAAAAGAAATGGAGTGGATGATGTATATAACATTACGGGGTTGAATGATGATGAAGCTTTGGAGCTTTTTAGTTGGAGCGCTCTTAAGAAACCCCATCCTGAAGATAATTATGTGGAATTGTCTAAGGACTTTGTGAACTATGCTAAAGGCCTTCCTTTAGCTCTTAAAGTTTTAGGTTCTTCGTTGTTTGctaaaagaatgaatgaatggaaaAGTGCCCTAGATAAACTAAAAGAAGAACCTGATAGAAACATCTTGGATATACttcaaataagttttaaagGGCTTACAGATTCGCAAAAAGGATTGTTTCTagatattgcatgttttttcAAAGGAGATAAAAAGGATTGCATAAGTGATATACTGGAAAGTTTTGGTTATTATCCAGACTACAATATTGGTGTTCTTAAGGACAAATCTCTCATAACCATTGATGACCAAGGAATCCTATGGATGCATGATTTACTGCAAGATATGGGTCAAGAAATCGTTCGTCGTGAATCCCCTAAAGAGCTTGGTGGACGTAGTAGATTGTGGATTTATAAGGATATCATTCATGTATTGAAGAATAATACT GGAACAGAGGTAGTTGAAGGTATAATGCTAAACCTACCTATTCAAAAAGTGGAACACTTGAGTGCTGAAGCCTTCTCCAAGATGAAAAATTTGAGATTGCTTAAAATTGGTAATGAGAAACCTTCAGAAGACTTCATAAATGGTACTATGCAACTTCCAAAAGACTTTAATAAGGGGAAGGTGCAACTTCCAGAAGGGCTCAGTTATCTTTCTAATGAGTTACGTGTTATTGAATGGCACGGATATCATTTAAAATGCATACCAACCAATTTCAAACTAAACAAACTTGTTGAGTTGAGAATGCATTGTAGTGGCATCAAACAACTATGGAAAGGAAATATG CTTATAGATCTCAGTGACTCTCAAAACTTGATCAAGACCTTGGACTTCAGTAGAGTCCCAAATTTGAAGCAGTTGATTCTTCAACGTTGTATAAGACTATCTAAGATTCATACATCTCTTGGAAATCTCAAATGGCTTATACGATTGGATCTGAATGGTTGCAAGTGCCTTAAAAGCCTTCCAAAGAATTTGGGGAATATCAAAGGTCTTA